GGCACAACGAGCACAAGGATCGCCGTCGCGTCGATCACGCAGCCCAGCACCAGTGCCAGCAGGACGACGAGCGCCAAGAACACCGTGGGATTGTCGGTGAGGCCGAACAGGGCTTCCGTGAGCATCTGGGGTAGCCGCTCGCGCGCCAGGATGTAGCCGAGCAGTGAGGCGCTGGCAACGATGAGCATGATGCCGGAGGTTGTGAGAACGGTTTCCTTGATGGCCGCGATCAGCCCGGTGAGGGTCAGGGAACGCTGGACTATGCCCAGCAGCAGCATGTACACGACGCCAACGGCAGCAGCCTCGGTGGGCGTGAAGATGCCGCCGAGGATGCCGCCCAGAATGATGATCGGTGCCAGCAGCGGGAGAATGACGCCTTTGAGCGACTGGAGGAACTCGGTCCGGTCAAACCTGCCGCGCACGAGGTTCGGCTGGCGCCGCACCAGGAAAAACACGACGATGCACAGCCCCAGCGTCATCAGCAGCGCGGGAATGACCGACGCCGCGAAGAGGGCGCCGGTCGATACGGCGGCGAGGCCGGAGAAGATCACTGCCGGAATGCTCGGCGGCATGACCGGCGCGATCAGCGACGAGGAGGCCACGACGCCGGTGGCGAAGCGCCTGCTGTAGCCGTTGCGCAGCATGGCCGGGATCTCGACCTTTCCCAGCGCCGCGGCGTCGGCGACGGCCGAGCCGCTCATCCAGGAGAAGCCCAGGCTTACGCCGACGCTCACGTAGCCCAGGTTTCCGCGCACCGAGGCGAAGGCCGCCATTGCAAAGCGGAACAACCGGTCGGCGATGCCGGCGTGGTTGGCCAGGGCGCCGAGAAGGATGAACAGTGGAACAGCGAGCAACGGGAAGCTGTCGGCGGCGTTGGCGACCTCCCGCAGGGCGCTGCCGGGGGAGCGGCCGTTGA
This genomic interval from Arthrobacter sp. zg-Y820 contains the following:
- a CDS encoding TRAP transporter large permease; protein product: MMLTLLGIAIAVLLVLRVPVAIAFLGPSLVYMSLNGRSPGSALREVANAADSFPLLAVPLFILLGALANHAGIADRLFRFAMAAFASVRGNLGYVSVGVSLGFSWMSGSAVADAAALGKVEIPAMLRNGYSRRFATGVVASSSLIAPVMPPSIPAVIFSGLAAVSTGALFAASVIPALLMTLGLCIVVFFLVRRQPNLVRGRFDRTEFLQSLKGVILPLLAPIIILGGILGGIFTPTEAAAVGVVYMLLLGIVQRSLTLTGLIAAIKETVLTTSGIMLIVASASLLGYILARERLPQMLTEALFGLTDNPTVFLALVVLLALVLGCVIDATAILVLVVPILMPIAIEYGVDPVSFGVLLIISLMIGLLTPPVGTVLFVTSAVSKTRIGEVFRGSLPFIIPFLVIVILIVFFPDAVQTLPRWLGL